The following are encoded together in the Capsulimonas corticalis genome:
- a CDS encoding response regulator transcription factor, with the protein MRVLIIESEVALAATIRRSLRENRFKVDVALDGRSGLARAFVRPYSAIVVDQALPDLGGEEICRTLREDGAHSPVLMLTGVGAESAPSPSAEGTGADDFLPRPFDASDLLTRLRLLLRRNRIHKEPIIRISDLTIDTDSHEVTRAGRTVALTGREYTLLEALAAQEGRVLDREAIQERVWLDEDSYSNTVDVHIGVLRKKIDQGHAEKLIHTVRGLGYVLRRGGVGMDGVEHTQLAHH; encoded by the coding sequence ATGAGAGTTTTAATTATCGAGAGTGAAGTGGCGCTTGCGGCGACCATCAGGCGCAGCCTGCGGGAAAATCGGTTCAAAGTGGATGTCGCACTGGACGGCCGATCGGGCCTCGCGCGCGCCTTTGTGCGCCCTTATTCCGCCATCGTCGTGGACCAGGCGCTGCCGGATCTGGGCGGCGAAGAGATCTGCCGAACGCTGCGTGAAGACGGCGCCCACTCTCCCGTGCTGATGCTGACCGGCGTCGGCGCGGAAAGCGCTCCCTCCCCCTCCGCCGAAGGAACCGGAGCCGACGACTTTCTGCCCCGCCCGTTCGACGCCTCGGATCTTCTGACCCGCCTACGCCTTCTGCTGCGCCGAAATCGGATCCACAAGGAGCCGATCATCCGGATCTCGGATCTCACGATCGATACCGACAGCCACGAAGTCACCCGCGCCGGGCGCACGGTCGCGCTCACCGGCCGCGAATACACGCTGCTCGAAGCTCTCGCCGCCCAGGAAGGCCGCGTCCTCGACCGAGAAGCCATCCAGGAGCGCGTCTGGCTCGATGAAGACAGCTACTCCAACACCGTCGACGTCCACATCGGCGTCCTGCGCAAAAAAATCGATCAGGGCCACGCCGAAAAGCTCATCCACACTGTCCGGGGATTAGGCTACGTCCTGCGCCGGGGCGGCGTGGGAATGGACGGCGTCGAACACACGCAGCTCGCCCATCACTAG
- a CDS encoding DUF5335 family protein, translating to MSVNTHSSSDFDTVDEEDDEDAGHVMEAQEVPAHQWADFFTDFSQRFAGQSVTVEAGASYGDPSAEEAETIAQGLTLTGVSVDFKDGEEGTIQIFLGDETEDHITHVVTEPTYVWRYQDSEGEDSVLEIESADGPTTLIHL from the coding sequence ATGAGCGTGAACACCCATTCTTCCAGCGATTTCGATACGGTGGATGAAGAAGACGATGAGGACGCCGGCCATGTGATGGAGGCGCAGGAGGTGCCCGCGCATCAGTGGGCGGACTTCTTCACGGACTTCAGCCAGCGGTTCGCCGGCCAGTCTGTGACGGTGGAGGCGGGCGCATCGTATGGCGACCCGAGCGCGGAAGAAGCGGAGACGATCGCTCAGGGATTGACCCTCACCGGCGTATCCGTGGATTTCAAGGACGGGGAAGAAGGAACGATTCAGATCTTCCTCGGCGACGAGACGGAAGATCATATCACGCACGTCGTGACGGAGCCGACTTATGTCTGGCGTTATCAGGACAGTGAGGGAGAAGATTCGGTTCTGGAGATCGAATCGGCGGACGGACCCACGACCTTGATCCATTTGTAA
- a CDS encoding ArsR/SmtB family transcription factor gives MTSRILEQRGSQSEELFKALASDTRLKIIDLLAEREMNINELRQALGIAPPSVSKHVQILEQAGLVTSEYMSGEQGTQKRCKLRYDRLIISLDSMEVPDGQIEESEMPIGMYTFAHPTSTCGIASREKMIGFYDEPQSFLLPERAQAQILWMAEGFVEYVFPNTVPSTMEIQRVDLTMEICSECPDYNNDYPSDITLWINGVEIGDWTSPGDLGGKRGRLNPAWWNDHDTQHGLLKVWSVDNQGSSVDGMAVSDKSIKELMIGLRQPVTVRIGIKPDAEHVGGFNLFGRGFGNYEQDLTLRLHYKPKEALKEKKAIKEEESPAKQSGDVK, from the coding sequence ATGACATCGCGTATCCTGGAACAGCGCGGCAGCCAAAGCGAAGAACTCTTTAAGGCGCTCGCCTCCGATACCCGGCTCAAGATCATCGATCTGCTGGCCGAGCGCGAGATGAATATCAACGAGCTGCGGCAGGCGCTGGGGATCGCCCCCCCGAGCGTCTCCAAGCACGTTCAGATCCTGGAGCAGGCGGGCCTGGTCACCAGTGAATATATGTCCGGGGAGCAGGGGACACAGAAGCGATGCAAGCTGCGCTATGACCGCCTGATCATCTCTCTGGACTCGATGGAGGTTCCGGACGGGCAGATCGAAGAGTCGGAGATGCCGATTGGAATGTATACATTCGCGCACCCGACCTCGACTTGCGGCATCGCCAGCCGGGAGAAAATGATCGGCTTCTACGATGAGCCGCAGTCATTCCTGCTGCCCGAGCGGGCGCAGGCGCAGATCTTGTGGATGGCGGAGGGGTTTGTCGAGTACGTGTTTCCCAACACCGTGCCCTCGACCATGGAGATCCAGCGCGTCGACCTGACCATGGAAATCTGCTCCGAGTGCCCGGACTATAACAACGATTACCCCTCCGACATCACGCTTTGGATCAACGGCGTGGAGATCGGCGATTGGACGTCGCCCGGCGATCTGGGCGGCAAGCGGGGACGTCTCAACCCGGCCTGGTGGAACGACCACGACACCCAGCACGGACTGCTCAAGGTGTGGTCGGTGGACAACCAGGGCTCCTCGGTGGACGGAATGGCGGTCTCGGATAAGTCGATCAAGGAGCTGATGATCGGCCTGCGCCAGCCCGTCACGGTGCGCATCGGGATCAAGCCCGACGCCGAGCATGTCGGCGGCTTCAACCTGTTCGGACGCGGCTTCGGCAATTACGAGCAGGATCTGACGCTGCGCCTGCATTACAAACCGAAGGAAGCGCTCAAAGAAAAGAAGGCTATCAAAGAAGAGGAATCTCCCGCAAAGCAGTCGGGTGACGTAAAATGA